In Thermoanaerobacterales bacterium, one genomic interval encodes:
- a CDS encoding DUF1957 domain-containing protein, translating to MPEGYLSIVLHAHLPFVRHPEYEHALEERWLYEALTESYIPQIWSFEHLLEDRVPFKITISLSPTLLAMLVDPFLQERYQRHLERLLELADKEVHRARGTHFETVTHMYRAHFRQAYDTFGRYHRNLVGAFRALQDSGAVELITTAATHGYLPLMMLYPEAVRAQVGVGVQLYEELFGRRPAGIWLPECAYTPGLDRILKEFGIRYFFTDTHGILFASHRPRFGIFAPVYCPSGVAAFGRDIESSKQVWSAREGYPGDPDYREYYRDIGFDLDEDYIRPYIHPDGTRINTGFKYYRVTGRGAHKEPYVPSWAHNKAEIHAGNFMFNRQHQVRYLRRFMDRPPLIVAPYDAELFGHWWFEGPLWLEKLCRKMAAEQSEISMITPSEYLQRHPCNQVAVPCESSWGDKGYHEVWLCDKNDWIYRHLHWAAERMIELARTYPAAEGLQRRALNQAARELLLAQASDWAFIMATGTMTEYAVRRTKTHLLNFKGLWHQLQENRLEDPWVAELESRHNPFPHLDYRIYHPAGVA from the coding sequence ATGCCCGAAGGGTATCTTTCTATTGTACTGCATGCCCACCTGCCTTTCGTGCGCCATCCGGAGTATGAGCATGCCCTGGAAGAGCGGTGGCTCTACGAGGCCCTCACCGAGTCATATATCCCCCAGATATGGTCGTTCGAGCACCTCCTGGAAGACCGGGTACCGTTTAAGATTACCATCTCCCTGTCTCCCACTCTGTTAGCGATGCTCGTCGATCCCTTCCTGCAGGAGCGCTACCAGCGCCACCTGGAAAGGCTTCTGGAACTGGCCGATAAAGAAGTCCACCGCGCCCGTGGCACCCACTTTGAGACGGTCACCCACATGTACCGTGCTCACTTCAGGCAGGCCTATGATACCTTCGGCCGCTACCACCGCAACCTGGTCGGGGCCTTCCGCGCCCTGCAGGACTCCGGTGCGGTGGAGCTGATCACCACCGCCGCCACCCATGGCTACCTCCCGCTGATGATGCTTTACCCCGAAGCCGTCCGCGCCCAGGTCGGGGTAGGGGTACAGCTCTACGAGGAGCTTTTCGGCCGGCGGCCGGCCGGCATCTGGCTCCCGGAGTGCGCTTATACCCCCGGGCTGGACCGGATTCTGAAGGAATTCGGCATCCGTTACTTTTTCACCGACACGCACGGCATCCTTTTCGCCTCGCACCGGCCAAGGTTCGGCATCTTCGCGCCGGTCTACTGTCCGTCGGGAGTCGCCGCCTTCGGGAGGGATATCGAGTCCTCGAAACAGGTTTGGAGCGCCCGTGAAGGCTACCCCGGTGATCCCGACTACCGTGAGTACTACCGGGACATCGGTTTTGACCTGGACGAAGACTACATCCGGCCTTACATTCACCCGGACGGCACCCGCATAAACACCGGCTTCAAGTACTACCGTGTCACCGGCCGGGGCGCGCACAAGGAGCCCTACGTCCCATCCTGGGCGCATAACAAGGCCGAGATCCACGCCGGCAACTTTATGTTCAACCGGCAGCACCAGGTCCGCTACCTGAGGCGCTTTATGGACCGGCCGCCGCTCATCGTCGCCCCATACGACGCGGAACTGTTCGGGCACTGGTGGTTTGAGGGCCCCCTGTGGCTCGAAAAGCTCTGCCGCAAGATGGCCGCGGAACAGAGCGAGATATCAATGATTACCCCGAGCGAATACCTGCAGCGTCATCCCTGCAACCAGGTCGCCGTGCCCTGTGAATCCAGCTGGGGAGATAAAGGCTACCATGAGGTCTGGCTTTGCGACAAAAACGACTGGATCTATCGTCACCTGCACTGGGCCGCCGAAAGAATGATTGAGCTGGCCAGAACGTATCCGGCGGCCGAGGGGCTGCAGCGCAGGGCCCTGAACCAGGCGGCGCGGGAACTGCTGTTGGCCCAGGCCAGCGACTGGGCTTTCATAATGGCCACGGGAACCATGACCGAATACGCCGTTCGCCGTACAAAGACACACCTGTTGAATTTTAAGGGCCTCTGGCACCAGCTGCAGGAAAACCGCCTCGAGGACCCCTGGGTTGCCGAACTGGAGAGTCGCCACAACCCCTTCCCGCACCTGGACTACCGTATCTACCATCCCGCGGGGGTAGCTTAA
- a CDS encoding sugar phosphate nucleotidyltransferase, with the protein MKAIIMAGGEGSRLRPLTCGRPKPLVPVLNRPIMEYCVDLLRAHGITEIGVTLQYLPDAVREHFGDGSDFGVRLHYFIEESPLGTAGSVKNAGAFLDETFLVVSGDALTDLDLSRALSFHHEQRAVGTLVLTRVETPLEYGVVITGEDGRIIRFLEKPGWGEVFSDTVNTGIYVLEPEVLDFFAPGQKFDFSKDLFPLLLRENKPLYGLVLPGYWCDIGDLRQYWQAHQDALSGRVAIRIPGAEIAPRVWAGRDTHIDPDCLLEGPVLVGDHCRIGRDARIEAFTVLGRGCTIQPEASIKRSVLWDHVYVGRRSAIRGAVLGSRVQVQAGAGVYEGAVVGEDSVIKERGTILPAVKLWPHKLIETGATVRESLVWGTRQSKNVFGTEGIGGLVNVEMTPEFAARVAAVFGAAMGRGKTVAVSSDVYPASTMLRRAVAAGLQSAGAHVLDLGGATTPMHRFAVRSLACTGGVHVRLSAREPERAVLLFTDQHGANISRSLERKMENLLAREDFARVEPSAVREPALLQGMAEAYLQAMLSEVDLPALRARGGSVVCALDPANLERVLDSWTRETGMEITNIMPPGEGEKEAPQEWAALQELVPHVAATVVERRARAGVVMDAGGEHLILIDDRGRVIQDDLLTVLIVLYVLKTQGGPVVVPVTAPQTIETLAERYQATVVRTKTALRDFIERILAEDVSQFFLHFDALAALTRILSFAAGADTSLSRLVDEIPAFYTHRKDVPVSWEAKGRVIRRLIEDEGGKKARMEVLDGVKVFHPEGWSLVLPDPEQPVCRVFSEGASMEIAESLTEMYIDKIKKIINEN; encoded by the coding sequence ATGAAGGCGATCATCATGGCCGGAGGAGAAGGCTCTCGCCTGCGTCCCTTAACCTGCGGGCGGCCCAAGCCCCTGGTCCCGGTATTAAACCGGCCGATCATGGAATACTGTGTGGACCTGCTCCGGGCCCACGGGATCACCGAGATCGGGGTGACCTTACAATACCTCCCCGATGCCGTCCGTGAGCACTTCGGAGACGGCTCGGATTTCGGTGTCCGCCTCCACTACTTCATTGAGGAAAGCCCCTTGGGTACGGCCGGAAGCGTGAAGAACGCGGGCGCGTTTCTCGACGAGACCTTCCTGGTGGTTAGCGGCGACGCCCTTACCGACCTCGACCTTTCCCGGGCCTTAAGTTTCCACCACGAACAGAGGGCCGTCGGCACGCTGGTCCTGACCCGTGTTGAAACTCCGCTGGAGTACGGCGTCGTCATCACCGGTGAGGACGGGCGGATCATCCGCTTCCTTGAGAAACCCGGCTGGGGCGAGGTGTTCAGCGACACGGTAAACACCGGCATTTACGTACTGGAACCCGAGGTGCTGGACTTTTTCGCCCCGGGGCAGAAGTTCGATTTCTCCAAGGACCTTTTTCCTTTATTGCTGCGTGAGAACAAACCCCTTTACGGCCTCGTGCTTCCGGGCTATTGGTGTGATATCGGAGACTTGAGGCAATACTGGCAGGCCCATCAGGACGCCCTGTCGGGGAGGGTCGCCATCCGGATCCCCGGGGCGGAAATCGCCCCGCGGGTTTGGGCCGGCCGGGACACCCACATCGATCCGGACTGCCTCCTTGAGGGGCCGGTCCTGGTCGGCGACCACTGCCGGATCGGGCGTGACGCCAGGATCGAAGCGTTTACCGTTCTAGGCCGGGGCTGCACCATCCAGCCGGAGGCCTCCATTAAACGGAGCGTCCTTTGGGATCACGTCTATGTCGGACGCCGGTCCGCCATCCGCGGAGCGGTGCTCGGCAGCCGAGTTCAAGTCCAGGCGGGGGCCGGGGTCTACGAAGGGGCCGTGGTCGGCGAGGATTCGGTCATAAAGGAGAGGGGGACCATCCTGCCCGCAGTCAAGCTGTGGCCGCACAAGCTGATCGAGACCGGAGCGACGGTCAGGGAAAGCCTGGTGTGGGGAACGCGCCAGAGCAAGAACGTGTTCGGTACCGAGGGGATCGGCGGACTGGTCAACGTAGAGATGACGCCGGAGTTTGCCGCTCGCGTGGCGGCTGTTTTCGGTGCGGCGATGGGCCGGGGAAAGACGGTGGCCGTTTCCAGTGACGTCTACCCGGCTTCAACCATGCTCCGGCGCGCGGTGGCGGCCGGGCTGCAAAGCGCAGGGGCGCACGTGCTGGACCTGGGCGGGGCCACCACGCCGATGCACCGCTTCGCGGTACGGAGCCTGGCCTGCACCGGCGGGGTGCATGTCCGGCTTTCGGCCCGGGAACCGGAACGGGCGGTTCTGCTTTTTACGGACCAGCACGGGGCCAACATTTCGCGCAGCCTCGAACGGAAAATGGAAAACCTTCTCGCCCGGGAGGATTTCGCCCGCGTGGAGCCGTCCGCCGTGCGCGAGCCGGCCTTACTGCAAGGGATGGCCGAGGCTTATCTGCAGGCGATGCTGAGCGAGGTTGACCTGCCAGCGCTTCGGGCGCGGGGCGGCTCCGTGGTGTGCGCCCTGGATCCGGCGAACCTGGAAAGGGTCCTGGACTCCTGGACGCGGGAGACGGGCATGGAGATAACCAATATTATGCCCCCTGGGGAGGGTGAGAAGGAAGCTCCCCAGGAATGGGCCGCCCTGCAGGAACTGGTCCCCCATGTGGCCGCGACCGTGGTGGAGCGGAGGGCCAGGGCGGGGGTGGTGATGGACGCCGGGGGTGAGCACCTGATCCTAATCGATGACCGGGGGAGGGTTATCCAGGACGATCTCCTGACCGTACTCATCGTTCTCTATGTTTTAAAAACGCAGGGGGGGCCGGTGGTGGTGCCGGTAACCGCGCCCCAGACCATTGAGACCCTTGCCGAACGCTACCAGGCCACCGTCGTGCGGACCAAGACGGCCCTGCGCGACTTTATCGAAAGGATTTTGGCCGAGGACGTCTCGCAGTTCTTCCTGCACTTTGACGCGCTGGCCGCGCTGACGCGCATCCTCAGTTTTGCCGCCGGAGCGGACACCTCCCTGAGCCGCCTGGTGGACGAAATCCCCGCCTTTTACACCCACAGAAAGGATGTGCCGGTGTCCTGGGAAGCGAAGGGGCGGGTAATCCGGCGCCTTATCGAGGACGAGGGGGGGAAGAAGGCCCGTATGGAAGTCCTCGACGGCGTGAAGGTCTTTCACCCGGAGGGCTGGTCGCTCGTCCTGCCCGACCCGGAACAGCCCGTCTGCCGGGTATTCAGCGAAGGAGCATCGATGGAAATTGCCGAGTCGCTGACGGAGATGTACATCGATAAAATAAAAAAAATCATTAACGAAAACTAG